One window of Brevibacillus choshinensis genomic DNA carries:
- a CDS encoding alpha/beta fold hydrolase gives MSEQILSVDGIELCVESFGNPKDPVILLVMGATASMIWWETEFCQLLAEKGHFVIRYDNRDVGRSTTYELGSPGYTFEDMADDAASVLDAFGCKQAHLVGMSMGGLLTQIFALRHQDRALSISLVMTSNFAPDLPPMEEKVVEFFSNVGSLDWTDEQAVVASAVEKWNILRGSKHPFDQQKTARLALEEARRARNLANMNNHALVTGGESYLVRTHEIPQPALVIHGTEDPIIPYSHGVHLANTIPGATLLTLTGTGHELHENDWNAIIDAISAHAASVK, from the coding sequence ATGAGCGAACAAATACTTTCCGTCGATGGAATCGAACTATGTGTAGAGAGCTTTGGTAATCCAAAGGATCCTGTTATCCTGCTGGTGATGGGGGCGACCGCCTCGATGATCTGGTGGGAAACCGAGTTTTGTCAGCTCTTGGCCGAAAAAGGGCACTTCGTCATCCGTTACGACAATCGGGATGTCGGCCGTTCTACCACTTACGAGCTTGGTTCTCCTGGATACACCTTTGAAGATATGGCCGATGATGCCGCGAGCGTGCTCGACGCCTTTGGCTGCAAGCAAGCCCATCTCGTCGGAATGTCCATGGGCGGACTGCTTACACAAATATTTGCGTTGCGTCACCAAGACCGAGCCCTATCGATTTCGTTGGTGATGACTTCTAATTTTGCACCTGATCTACCACCCATGGAGGAAAAAGTAGTCGAATTCTTCTCGAATGTCGGAAGCCTAGATTGGACGGATGAGCAAGCTGTCGTCGCATCTGCGGTCGAGAAGTGGAATATCCTGAGAGGCTCCAAGCATCCATTTGACCAGCAAAAAACAGCAAGACTGGCGCTAGAAGAAGCGCGCCGCGCACGCAATTTGGCAAACATGAACAACCATGCCTTGGTGACTGGCGGAGAGTCCTATCTGGTAAGAACGCATGAAATCCCGCAACCCGCTTTGGTCATCCACGGCACAGAAGATCCGATCATCCCATATTCGCATGGCGTCCATCTCGCCAACACCATTCCGGGTGCAACGCTCCTGACACTCACGGGCACGGGACACGAGCTGCATGAAAATGACTGGAATGCTATCATTGACGCGATTTCTGCCCACGCTGCATCCGTGAAGTAA
- a CDS encoding alpha-hydroxy-acid oxidizing protein has product MARTEQTKESLLFTRVNKETQALPISIEDWEQKARELLPDGPFDYIAGGSGAEETLAANRSAFSKWAIVPRMLRDVSERSLCIELFGQQLKTPVMLAPVGMQAIANPEGELATARAAAAAGVPMVVSTVSAHTLEQIAETMGDAPRWFQLYWSNDREVCASMVKRGEAAGYSAIVLTVDTVMLGWKRRDFRNGYSPLREGKGLANYISDPVFCSRLSEVNAENAVEEVLRNIYHPTLNWDDIDYLRQHTSLPILVKGILHPDDAKIAVERGVDGIIVSNHGGRQLDGAISTLDALPAIAEAVEGRIPVLLDSGVRTGADVVKAIALGATAVLIGRPFMFGLAVAGEQGVASVLDTLLNELDVSVALSGSNSVADLNQSILVRL; this is encoded by the coding sequence ATGGCAAGAACAGAACAGACCAAAGAAAGCTTGCTTTTTACGCGGGTGAACAAGGAAACACAAGCACTCCCGATCTCAATCGAGGACTGGGAACAAAAAGCTCGTGAGCTTTTGCCAGATGGTCCATTTGATTACATCGCAGGGGGCTCGGGAGCAGAAGAGACATTGGCTGCCAACCGCTCGGCATTTTCCAAATGGGCGATCGTGCCGCGGATGCTCCGGGATGTTTCCGAGCGGTCTCTTTGCATAGAGCTTTTTGGACAGCAATTGAAAACACCCGTTATGCTGGCACCTGTAGGCATGCAAGCCATTGCCAATCCAGAAGGAGAATTGGCGACAGCAAGAGCGGCAGCGGCTGCTGGTGTACCGATGGTGGTCAGCACAGTGTCGGCACATACGCTGGAGCAGATTGCGGAAACGATGGGTGACGCTCCTCGCTGGTTCCAACTGTATTGGTCCAATGATCGCGAAGTGTGCGCCAGCATGGTGAAACGTGGGGAGGCAGCGGGCTATTCCGCGATTGTGCTGACAGTTGACACCGTCATGCTCGGCTGGAAACGCCGAGATTTCCGCAACGGCTATTCGCCACTGCGAGAAGGAAAAGGACTGGCCAACTACATCAGCGATCCGGTTTTCTGCTCCAGACTGTCTGAGGTAAACGCAGAGAATGCGGTCGAGGAAGTGCTCCGCAATATTTACCATCCTACTCTCAACTGGGATGACATTGACTACTTGCGCCAGCATACCAGCCTGCCAATTCTCGTCAAAGGCATCCTGCATCCAGACGATGCAAAAATCGCTGTGGAACGCGGCGTAGATGGAATCATCGTGTCCAACCACGGAGGACGTCAGCTTGATGGAGCGATTTCCACACTGGATGCGTTGCCAGCAATTGCCGAAGCGGTAGAAGGACGCATCCCGGTTCTCTTGGACAGCGGGGTGCGCACAGGAGCAGATGTGGTCAAGGCGATCGCACTGGGAGCTACTGCCGTACTGATCGGACGTCCGTTTATGTTTGGTCTGGCCGTTGCGGGTGAACAAGGTGTGGCGAGCGTACTCGATACATTGCTAAACGAGCTGGACGTATCAGTGGCATTGTCCGGTAGCAATTCGGTCGCTGATTTGAATCAGAGCATTTTGGTTCGTTTGTAA
- a CDS encoding enoyl-CoA hydratase-related protein, whose translation MNEAYRVGLIDRIYNSSENVSITYEFAALIAKRSQVSVRGAKQMVQAILEGHTEENEEIATLVLQSFDSDDYKEGVHAFLEKRKPQFR comes from the coding sequence GTGAACGAAGCGTATCGAGTTGGTCTCATCGATCGCATTTACAACAGCAGTGAAAACGTGAGCATAACGTATGAGTTCGCCGCGTTGATTGCCAAGCGTTCACAAGTGTCCGTGCGCGGCGCCAAGCAAATGGTGCAGGCAATTCTGGAGGGGCATACCGAAGAAAACGAAGAAATTGCCACACTAGTCTTGCAATCGTTTGATTCGGACGACTACAAGGAAGGCGTGCATGCATTTTTGGAAAAGCGAAAGCCACAGTTTCGCTAA